A portion of the Candidatus Goldiibacteriota bacterium genome contains these proteins:
- the cas3 gene encoding CRISPR-associated helicase Cas3' has translation MEYYAHSVQGQSKEKWQLLKDHLTAVADMSRTFAQKFGAGELGYMAGILHDVGKYSAEFQGKLDGKNQRVDHSTAGAKEVMARYGELIGKILAYPIAGHHAGLADFIGAGDDACLEARLKNVNISVYNAFEIELKELLQNKPGLPTLKADKHEKEFSCFMLVRMLYSCLVDADYMDTERFCDVEKSLKREKGLSISELESKLSIYLKKITSKAEKSDLNAERSKIMKACIEKASSKPGFFTLTVPTGGGKTFSSLAFGLKHAKVNNLERVIYVIPYTSIIEQNADVFKKALGAESVLEHHSNYDYKEGTDDEDESDYKMKLAAENWDMPLIATTNVQFFESLFSNRGSRCRKLHNIANSVIILDEAQMLPVQYMKPCIYALAELIKNYGCSVVFCTATQPAIFDDPPEGFKLPGGMEPVEIIDKPKPLYEKLKAVNVEWAGEIETENLINKLADYERVLCIVNTRKFARELYDGIKGKEKDGIYHLSAGMCPAHRTDKISEIKGKLKNGERCRVISTQLIEAGVDIDFPVVYREIAGIDSIAQAAGRCNRERKIKEGGKVYVFKPAGHKAPPGFLARTAGVAKEVINQNESKDLLSLKNIKEYFEILYSREGEGLDGKNILKSINNSGGRLEYPFRTISDSFNLIDNKAYSLVVKYDEKCEEILEKAKFSPYLGSFARKLQRYTVQVYKQDYDKLVKAGMVKNFRDMFFVLEKKAYVPDTGVSVEGSNGKVPKNYII, from the coding sequence ATGGAATATTACGCGCATTCGGTTCAAGGTCAGTCAAAAGAGAAGTGGCAGTTATTAAAAGACCACCTGACGGCGGTTGCTGATATGTCCCGCACATTCGCGCAGAAGTTTGGCGCAGGGGAACTTGGGTATATGGCGGGGATATTGCACGATGTCGGAAAGTACTCGGCGGAGTTTCAGGGAAAACTTGATGGAAAAAACCAGAGGGTGGACCACAGTACAGCAGGGGCGAAAGAGGTTATGGCAAGATATGGGGAACTTATCGGAAAAATTCTTGCATATCCCATAGCTGGGCATCATGCAGGGCTGGCGGATTTTATCGGGGCAGGGGATGATGCATGTCTTGAAGCAAGGCTAAAAAATGTCAATATATCAGTTTATAATGCATTTGAAATTGAACTGAAAGAACTGTTACAAAATAAACCCGGATTACCTACATTAAAAGCCGACAAGCATGAAAAGGAGTTTTCCTGTTTTATGCTTGTAAGGATGCTTTACTCATGCCTTGTCGATGCGGATTATATGGATACGGAGCGGTTCTGTGATGTAGAAAAATCGCTGAAAAGAGAAAAGGGGTTATCAATATCTGAACTTGAAAGTAAATTAAGCATTTATTTGAAAAAAATAACCTCTAAAGCAGAAAAATCAGATTTAAACGCCGAGAGATCGAAGATAATGAAAGCCTGTATTGAAAAAGCCTCATCTAAACCCGGATTTTTCACCCTGACTGTTCCTACAGGCGGGGGAAAAACATTTTCATCGCTTGCTTTTGGGTTGAAACACGCAAAAGTAAATAATCTTGAAAGGGTAATTTATGTCATACCATATACAAGCATCATAGAGCAAAATGCTGATGTTTTTAAAAAAGCGCTTGGTGCAGAGAGTGTCCTGGAACACCACAGTAACTATGATTATAAAGAGGGTACTGATGATGAAGATGAGTCAGACTATAAAATGAAGCTTGCGGCTGAAAACTGGGATATGCCGCTTATAGCCACAACCAATGTACAGTTTTTTGAATCGCTTTTTTCAAATCGCGGATCAAGATGCCGTAAGCTTCACAATATAGCTAATAGTGTAATAATACTTGATGAGGCGCAGATGCTGCCTGTTCAGTATATGAAACCTTGTATATATGCGCTGGCTGAACTTATAAAAAATTATGGATGTTCTGTTGTATTTTGTACTGCCACACAACCGGCGATTTTTGACGACCCGCCGGAAGGATTTAAGCTGCCGGGCGGTATGGAGCCTGTAGAGATAATAGATAAGCCCAAACCATTATATGAAAAGTTAAAAGCGGTAAATGTGGAATGGGCAGGGGAAATAGAAACAGAAAATTTAATAAACAAGCTTGCAGATTATGAAAGGGTTCTTTGTATAGTAAATACAAGGAAATTTGCCAGGGAGTTGTATGACGGAATAAAAGGAAAAGAGAAAGACGGTATTTATCATTTAAGCGCGGGAATGTGTCCTGCGCATAGAACGGATAAGATATCAGAAATAAAGGGGAAACTGAAAAACGGTGAAAGATGCCGAGTGATTTCAACGCAGCTTATAGAAGCAGGAGTTGATATAGATTTTCCGGTTGTATACAGGGAAATAGCAGGCATAGATTCCATTGCGCAGGCCGCAGGCAGGTGCAACAGGGAAAGAAAGATAAAAGAAGGCGGAAAAGTATATGTTTTTAAACCAGCAGGACACAAAGCACCGCCGGGATTTCTGGCAAGGACAGCAGGTGTGGCAAAGGAAGTAATTAACCAAAATGAAAGCAAAGATTTACTGAGTCTTAAAAATATTAAGGAATACTTTGAAATATTATATTCAAGGGAAGGGGAAGGATTGGACGGTAAGAATATACTGAAGAGTATAAATAACAGCGGGGGAAGGCTTGAATATCCATTTAGGACGATATCGGACAGTTTTAACCTAATAGATAATAAAGCATATTCGCTGGTTGTGAAATATGATGAAAAATGCGAAGAAATACTTGAAAAAGCAAAGTTTTCACCATACCTGGGTTCCTTTGCTCGTAAGCTTCAGAGGTATACGGTGCAGGTGTACAAACAGGATTATGACAAGTTGGTAAAGGCGGGGATGGTAAAGAATTTCAGGGATATGTTCTTTGTGCTTGAAAAAAAAGCTTACGTGCCGGACACAGGGGTAAGCGTGGAAGGGTCAAACGGGAAAGTGCCGAAAAACTATATAATATAG
- a CDS encoding sigma-54-dependent Fis family transcriptional regulator produces MINNVPGKSRVAAELRNQISVVSKSKMPLLLIGDTGTGKERIAEAIHKESERKGPFVPVNCAGLSVTLMESTLFGHAKGAFTGADSKRDGVIKRAEGGTIFLDEITEMPLEIQSKLLRFLQDFSYWPLGYDGEPKKADVRILTATNMDIKMLVVEKQFRKDLYFRITGDIIRVPSLKERKEDIRIIAENIIKEINNSKETFKLELKEEDYAAIENYNWPGNIRQLYRFLERCRVYKAGSKMIKTLMKRESEENMQLESQRMDDDLVTLKDVEKYVIKKALTATSWNLTQTAARVGIVLNTLKNKIKEYRLSENDK; encoded by the coding sequence ATGATTAATAATGTTCCCGGGAAAAGCCGTGTGGCGGCTGAATTAAGAAATCAGATTTCTGTTGTTTCTAAATCAAAAATGCCTTTGCTGCTTATTGGGGATACTGGCACAGGCAAAGAACGCATTGCCGAAGCAATTCACAAGGAAAGCGAAAGAAAGGGGCCATTTGTACCTGTCAACTGCGCGGGGTTGTCTGTTACTCTTATGGAAAGTACGCTGTTTGGACATGCGAAAGGCGCTTTTACAGGCGCGGATTCAAAGCGTGACGGGGTTATAAAAAGGGCGGAAGGCGGGACAATTTTTCTAGATGAAATCACTGAAATGCCGCTTGAAATTCAAAGCAAGCTTTTACGTTTTCTTCAGGATTTTTCATATTGGCCGCTTGGTTATGACGGTGAACCCAAAAAAGCGGATGTAAGGATATTAACGGCTACTAATATGGACATAAAAATGCTTGTTGTTGAAAAACAATTCAGAAAAGACCTTTACTTTAGGATAACCGGAGATATTATCAGAGTGCCAAGCTTAAAAGAGAGAAAAGAAGATATAAGAATAATAGCAGAAAACATTATTAAAGAGATAAACAACTCCAAAGAAACTTTTAAGCTGGAATTAAAAGAAGAAGATTACGCGGCAATAGAAAACTATAACTGGCCCGGAAATATAAGGCAGCTTTACAGGTTTCTTGAAAGGTGCAGGGTATATAAAGCCGGCAGTAAAATGATAAAAACACTTATGAAAAGAGAGTCGGAAGAAAATATGCAGTTGGAAAGCCAAAGAATGGATGATGATTTGGTAACCCTTAAAGACGTAGAAAAATACGTTATTAAAAAAGCACTTACGGCGACTTCCTGGAATTTAACGCAAACAGCAGCCAGAGTAGGCATTGTGTTAAATACTTTAAAGAATAAAATAAAGGAATACAGACTGTCGGAAAATGACAAGTAG
- a CDS encoding GNAT family N-acetyltransferase: MPGGGKPSLIKVKGKEHTGRLIALINEIWPEHYTPIIGEAQVKYMLETYQSEERIIKEIHDGAEYYILSVNGTDAGYLALDNKRNAMYLSKLYVVNKLRNQGFGKFMNDFAEKRTKEEGLTRIYLNVHKNNKNSIKAYEKMGYMKVREVIKDIGNGFIMDDYIMEKFV; the protein is encoded by the coding sequence ATGCCGGGCGGCGGAAAACCTTCGCTTATAAAGGTGAAGGGAAAAGAGCATACAGGCCGGCTTATAGCCCTTATTAATGAAATATGGCCGGAACATTACACCCCTATCATAGGTGAAGCACAGGTTAAATACATGCTTGAAACCTATCAATCCGAAGAACGGATAATAAAAGAAATTCATGACGGCGCGGAATACTATATTCTTTCTGTCAACGGCACAGACGCGGGCTACCTTGCCCTTGATAACAAAAGAAATGCCATGTATTTAAGCAAACTTTATGTGGTAAATAAATTAAGAAATCAGGGTTTTGGAAAATTTATGAATGACTTCGCGGAGAAAAGGACAAAGGAAGAAGGGCTGACAAGGATATATTTAAACGTGCATAAAAACAATAAAAATTCCATTAAGGCGTACGAAAAAATGGGATATATGAAAGTCCGTGAAGTGATAAAAGACATAGGGAATGGGTTTATAATGGACGATTATATTATGGAGAAATTTGTTTAG
- a CDS encoding KilA-N domain-containing protein, whose translation MKKERAVVVKGVVITVVEVKEQDYISLTDMVKNFDGGLSLIEKWLRNKNTLEFLGIWERINNPDFNSPEFEGIMANAGLNRFTLSVKKWTEKAKGIGVIAKAGRYGSGTYA comes from the coding sequence ATGAAAAAAGAAAGGGCTGTTGTGGTAAAAGGCGTTGTAATTACCGTGGTTGAAGTAAAAGAACAGGATTATATATCACTAACTGATATGGTAAAAAATTTTGACGGCGGGCTTTCGCTTATTGAAAAATGGCTTAGAAATAAGAACACATTGGAATTTTTGGGCATCTGGGAGAGAATAAATAACCCTGATTTTAATTCCCCCGAATTCGAGGGGATTATGGCAAATGCCGGGTTAAACAGGTTTACGCTTTCGGTGAAAAAATGGACAGAAAAAGCGAAAGGTATTGGAGTAATTGCCAAAGCAGGAAGATATGGAAGCGGTACATACGCATAG